The Neurospora crassa OR74A linkage group I, whole genome shotgun sequence genome segment CTAACTACGGTTACAGCAAGCCCGTCAAGCACGGTCGCCCCGGTATCGGTGCTACCCACTCTTCTCGTTTCATTCCTCTCAAGTAAATGCTCTGGGAAATGGGTGGTACTTGCATTTTGTCTCAAATCATGGGTTCGGCGAAAACGGACGCGGGTTTGCTCATTTGGTCATGGCATGGACAAATGTGCCAGGGACTATCTTAGTTTTGACGAGATAGTACAAACGAGTAATGATGAGTGCAACGTTCTAGGTGATCACACACATAGCTCTTGTCCGCGGTTTCCTTGATTGAGCTTTGCTGAATGAGGAGAACAATAAAACAGAACTCCCTTGGATTATCGTATCTAGCCTGCCTTATTCATCACTTCGCAGATTGATCCTTTCTTAGTATCAAGATTTGAATATAAATCATAAACACACATATCCCCGTTACGGAACTCTAACCTACCCTCGCTGACTAGGCCGTTTCCCAGCATACCAACGTCATCGAGCATACAGGTCCTCATCTGTTAATCATCCTACCAGCCCTCTGCTATGGCCTTGCCTAGCCTCACCCATCCTGCACTACTCAACAGTCACCATCAcgtcctcaacctcctcctcaactcccTCAAGCGACCGAACGCACCGTCCCTCACAGCACGCCGCAACAATACCCCATAAAGGTATCCCTACACGTCGCACATTCACACACGAaccctttttcctttttcccaTAGTCCCACGTCAGCTGCTCGCCTTCTTTGATATCCCTCCTAGCCTGCACGCAAATGTGTTTTGGTTTCACAAAGTGGGCCAGCCCCGAGGCACCAATGCGCCACTCGCAGTTTGGGCCGCGCTCGGTACGCTTGCGCGCCACGTaagccgaggaggaggaggaggagggcgaagtGCAGCAGTGGTTGATGAGGGAGCCAAGGAGGTAGATGCAGGCGTCCGAGTttgtggttggtgttgggggTGTGCTTGTGGATATTGATGCGGAGGCTGTTGAGGATGATGTAATGGGCGATAGAGTGTTGGTGGTTATTATTGTTGGTGAGACCGGGGGTGATAATGGTGAGGGCAGATGAGGGATGTCGGTCGCGGTTGGGATAGCGGTGGTCCGTTTAACCTGGAAGGCATAATGTTTGAAGAAATCGTGACACGCCTTTTGTCGGTCTTCCTCCGTCGGGTTGGCGATGAGCATCTCGCTCACGCCAGCCACGTACGTCTCGTACTCTTCCCGCGTGATGATCGAGCCGGCAAACCGGCCGTGCACGAGGTTCCTGCCAAAGAATTTCTTCCTTGAACTGGTCACGTCGGGCTCGATAGACTCGGCAGAGAAGATGGGCTCAGCGTCTTCCCAGGGGGCAGGCGGGATACCGTTGCGGGCGGCGAGTATAGGGAAGGCGAGCGTGACGATGTCTTGGCCGCCGTCGGCTAGGGCGGCCTTGTAAGCCTGGTGTTGGCTGTGCATCAGGGAGACGTCGGCCGAGAACTTCTCGTTGAAGAGGGCCGTCATGAGAGGCGCCTCGTGGAAAATGAATTCGTCCTTAGTAAAGTCGCGGGCGGCGAAGAGGCCATAACCTACGCCGGCGCCCACCAGGCCGATGCGTACAGCCGGAGCATCCTTGGGCGCGTTACGTAGGAATCTGGCTGGCAGCTAAGTGGACGACATATCAGCAAGGTGTCTGAAAAGAGAAGCAgagaaaaaataataatagtaataataataatagaaaaagatGATGAGAAAAAGCCAATAGTCgaagctgatgatgatgatgatggaggggaCGACTACAACGACCTTTGCAAGACACTACACGATGATAGACATGGTTGAAGCTTGCAGGCCAAACATATGATGAACAATTAGAATACTCAACATGCCTTCGCCTGCTTCGCGGCATCGAATCCTTCGTCTTCATCGGAGGTCCTTGTTTGTTCCTTTGATCGATGAGTATTCGCCATCCTGGTGTCAGCTTTGAGCACTGGCTGGGATAACCAGTGGGACGGTGGTGCGCATGCCTAATCGCCGCGCAACGACTCAAAGAGCTTAAGACGAAGAGAAATAGCAGGCCGGGGGTTGCATGGGAAAAGTAAAGTAcggaaggggggaaaagtAACAAACCCGTGATGATTTCGGCAATTGACGTTGGTGGGTTTGGTGGGTCGATAGTCCAGGTACACGTATGAGGAAGGTAACTTTCTGATGTTGCTACGAACCGACGGCTCCCGTCTCAATAAGatgggaaggaggagcagtcTAACGTCTAACTTAGATataagaagaggaagtatgCAATTACTGCACGACACTTGTCTAGTTGGCCGCCGCCAGCTTCTTCGCCTTGCGCTCCTCTTCGTCAAGGTGCTGCTTCCTGTAAACCTCGACAACCTTGTCCAAGGGGATATAGGTACCGGCCGGGACATTGCGCGCGCTACCGTGCTGGAAAACCCTGTCACGTGGTCAGCTTTTAGGTCGCACCAATGGCATCTTGTGTTATGTGAAGCAGAGAAGCAAGGATGGGAAGCACGATGCCAATGGCAAGCTGTCAGACACACGAAGCAATTGATGGCGTCCAATGCCAAAAGAACAACATCTAGTTGCCTAAGCTCGGACCACAAGCTTCGAGAGCTCTCCAGCTCGTGTAACAGCAGCTGTGACCTGTCGATGCGTGAAAATGGGCGGAATGCCATTGGGATGGTAGTGTTGCGCGAAGTTGGATATggcagaggaggaaagcATATCCGGGATCGCAAAACTTCCCCGTCCACTTTGAAGCTTCGTAGTAAGACATTGGGATTGATAACGTACTCGGGATATTTCATTTCGTAGTGTCCGCTTCTCAGTTGGTCGACGTAATAGAAAAGATGCTTGTCGTGAGCAGCCTGCTCGAGTGCCGCTGTCACCAGAGCGTTCTTGTCCGCCAAAGCCTCTTGGTGCTCCTCCCACTTCTGCAACCACTTCGTGATACTGTTCGGCTGTCCGTCCTTGCCCGGCCGAgagaagtaataaagagcACCGAATGCGGGGATGGCGCCGAATATCACATAGAAGGCAGTCTGTCACTACCAGGTTAGCCTCCAAGTTGATATAACGATGGTATGCAAGCTATCACGGCAAGATGGCCCTGTTCCCCACACTGTATTCATGAACGTACTCCAAGCTCCTCGTTGGCATCTGCGGCATTGGCGTGGTGGTGCTCCCCATGACCGGCAGCGCTGTGGGTGTGGTCGGCAGGAGCGTGGCTGTCGGAGGCATATCGCCTCGTGTTGCGCACACAAGGGGCCCGAACCTGGCGGGCGACCCTAGAGACTCCAAGTCTAAAGGAGGACATGGCTGTCGTCGACTTATATCGTGTAATTGACAAGTGCGGAGCGCGAGTCGTGCGTCGACGGGAATAGTGGaccctttctctcctcctgGCGGAGTGACGCCGGGATCCTCTTTCTGCGGGGAGATCGATAAGAAGTTGACCTGGAAGCGGTCTCGGGAGAGCGAAGCGATTGCGCAAACAGAGTAAACGCCGGTTGTAGAGAGTGAGAGCCTTCCGGGCTTTGCAGAGACCAGGCGCGCAAGCTGCAAACCAAGATCGTCGTTCGAGTTGACAATGTGATGAGCGCCGgtactgtagaggtagaggtagcttggCTAGGTACGCAGCCTATTATCTGCACGTGACCAAGCCTTAACGGTCGAAATGGCCAGGAGGGCCCTGCGTTGAAAAGAGGAGCTTATACGATGCCAAGCCCTGTCTCATCACAGAAGCCTTCCGAACGCTGAAGTCGATGGAATCAGACAAGGTGTTCAAAGACGGGAGGCAAAAATCGACTAACATCCACTCGATAATCAGACAAACtgtccttttttcttctaatTGTGTTTTGTATTTCGTTATATATTTCACTACAAAATCTATACCATTGAAAGGCGAATGGTCTTGTTTCCATCTTCAGTCTCAGCATCAACTTTCTTGTAGGTTGTTAAACCCTACAGTACCATAGTTCTACAGGTACATCTTCAACCTCGTATCACAGCTCTTACTTTCGCCTTCCGCTAACGCTAGGCTTGTAAGAGGCTCAAAAACACCAACATTCGTCACTCACTTTGGACAACCCAAACAACACACATCTAAACAAAATGTCGAAGCGAAAACTACACTCTCTCCCACTGAGTGTCTTAGCACTCCTAGGGGTCGCCTTAGCCGGCGTCTCAGCTTCAGCgtcagcatcaccaccagccggCGAGAAGCCATCCTCaccctcatcatcagcaacatCAGACGAAGTGGAACTCATCTGCCACACCTCCGACCCAGCAGACTGTTACCCCAAAATCTTCCAACCCACACACGAGTTCCAGATTGTCCACCCAGACCAAGATCTTCCCACGGGTCTTCACGTTCGTCTGAACATCTACACCGGCCAAAAAGAAGCCAAGATTAATGTCCCCGACGAAGCTGTCGACCCGTCCCTTGAGGGTCTCCCAGTCGACAACTCCATTGTGATCGTCGACCCAGAAGATTCCTCGGGATCAGAAAAACAGCAAAGTCAGGGGCAGCCCCTCAAACCGCCCAAAAATGCCCCCGCCTACGACCCACACGGCAAGATCAAGGAGCCCAATATGGAAACCGCCGAGGCCCAAGATGAAAGCTCAGCCTTCTACAAGTCCCTAGCCATCCTCAAGAAGGGTCTGGACATCGACCAAGCACTCGATATGCTTGAGGAGATTTCCCACGATATTTACTACGGGCTTAAGATCGCCGAGGACTATGATACCGTCCGCGAGCTATTCTGTCTGGCTAACTcgccatccatcatctcttcttcttcatcatcatcatcctccacctccccttCATCTGGTTCCacgtcctcttcttcaccagAGACAACAGAGACAGGAGGACCCTCAGAAAAAGACCTCACCCGGTCCCGCCTAGCAGCTTCAATCATTTCATCTACCGTGCAAAACAACCCCAAAGCTCTGGCGGAAATCACCAAGCACTGGCCCACGCTTCAACAAGACCACTGCACCAAGTCCAAATCCTCCAAGGACTCTGGCTCGGAACTTGAACCCCTTCAAATCTCCGCCTTCCGCCTTCTGCCATCTCTCCCCTCGTCCGGCTCCCCGTCCGACTCGGAACCCATTCCCTCaatccctccctccctaACCAAAGCCCGCATCTCCGCCATCTCCGGCCTTTTGAAATCCCCTTTAATTCGACAATCTTTTCTCGCTGCTGGCGGTATggaccacctcctccaggtCCTTCTTTCCGACGCATCCCAGTCTCAGGGTCAGGGCGCCGCCGAGGAATGGGAAAACCTCCGTCGTCAAGCCGGCCACTTGATCCTCGACAACTTTTTAGACGCAGACATGGGAGCCGTTTTGGGCGAGTGGCCTGGTGCTACTGGGGACGTGCAGGCTAGTGATAAGGAGTGTGCTAGCCGTGCTGCCAGCCGTGGTgatggggagaaggaggagggtcagGCTGACTGTTGGGATTGGCACGCCAAGCAGCTTGCGGATAGGtacaagaaggaaggaaagggaggagaggggcATTGGAGCTGGGAGTTGTGGAATAAGTTGAAGGAGCAGAGGAAGAATGCTTCCAGTAACAAGAAGGATGAGTTGTGATGGGAGCCTGGTTGTGGTTTGCATCATGGCTGGAGTTATATTTTAGTCTCATTAAAGGGCATCATGTAGAAAAAGAGTTCATACTTGCATGTTTTGGAGATACGATAACACGTCAATCAACTTGAAGCGACGTAGTCCAAGCATTGAAGATCGCTATCTTACCTCTAATGTACACATGCTTCATTACGAGCACGAAAACGACCTTTCAAATCGGGACAAGCCGCGCTCATATATTAATGTATCAAATCTAACGTGATCAAATTTCTCTTTTCCTGTTTGTACTGATGAAAGCAATGAAATGGGCTACGAGTGATATAGGCGCTTTTACTTCCAAGGTCCGACCAATCGCTGGCCGAACGCAAGCCTTGCGATGAATTCCCAGCCAGCATGCAAATAGACTTCATGCGGAAAGGTCGACGACAAAACGCGATCGTACCCCCATCTGTCCTTGCTAAACTGACCCTGACGAACTTTATCCGCCCTACTTTCGTCTCTGGACATCAAAGCCCGCCATCCTTGCGACTTTTATTCCCTGAACCAACATTGGGGAGAGGCATATAACCCTTGACGAAAAACCGCCGCGGTATATACCGACTTGAAAGCACTCGCACTCGTTGTCCTCTTTTTGGTTTATGTGatttcttgtttttcttttctgtcaTAGATTGTCCGTCTTAGGCTTCAGCTAGAAGTGCCAGTAATGACAACAACTTCCTCCAGTCCGCATGTAGGCATGGACGCTAATGAGATGATTGCTTATGAACGCTCCTAAGTGGCCTAGTGAATGTTCAAGTGGTGTCTTGGTTTGTggtcctccttctcgttGACTTTCATAACGACTCTGCCCAGCTTGGTGAAGGTTAAAAAAAATCATGGGCGGCGAACTATGCGCCTACATGCTTGCGACCTTTGAGAGCCACTATTGCCTGTTTTTTGAAGTATGGGATACTCTGTCTTCAGAGAATGTCGCTCTTGAGGGCACAAGCCCAGATCGTCTTCCATGAATAGCTCCTCCGCTGCTCTCGGTGTCCGAGGTGGGGTGAATAATGAAACAAAAACAGATCGGGGACCTACAGCCAAGGCCGACTTGGAGATGGCTGTTGAAAAAGGACGTAATGTTGTTTAGTGAAATATGAAATGAAAGACTGATCCCTTtgttctcttttctcttgaCACACTCTGCCGGTTCTTTTTCGGACTCGCTTGGTTCCGACGAATGACAAGAGGAACCTCATTTGTCGTTAGGTCGCACGCCCGTATTGCCGAAACCGCTGAGATTCCATCCCGGATACTTGGACGCCGACGCGTTTGCGTTGGAGGCTTCGGGTTGGGGAGGAATGTTTGGGAGACCACTTCCAGCTTCCCTCTTCAACGGGTTCGGCGGGAGCGATGCAGGGCCTGTAGTCTGAGGCTGGGTGTTTGACGTCGCACCGCCACTTGAAGATTGATTCGATGCGCTCTTTCTTTTGTATGCACCCTTGTCTTGAAGGTATTTCAAGGCCTGGATGATTGACAAATCTTCCTGCTCCTTGTCATTCAAGAGCAAACGCTGCTGGAGGGTCATCTTTCCTCCGTTAAGTTCGCGCTCTCTCAGAGCCTTCTCACGCTCATTTGGATCATGGACGAAACGGCACTTGCCCCGCTTACCGCAGTTTCCTCCAGTCGAATAGTACTTGCAGTGCTTCGACTGATCAGCCTTCCTGGCCACAGGGGGGACAGCGTTTTCTTCCGGACGAGTAGACAAGACTTCTGGCTTCTCGTCGTCAGACTTTGAGATGGTTGAGGGAGATGAGGGTTCTGACTGGCGCATCTCGTCGCCTTCATCCTGCTGTTCGCGCTTCCGCTTGATGCTGGACTCGACTTTTTCTAACTGTTTGCGGAGCTTCTCCGCCTTTTGTTCTTGCCTCATAAGGAGAGAGGCCTTCTCGTCGGCGGCCTTTGCCTCAGCAGTCTGTGCCTTGACAGCAGCTTTCTTGGCTTCAATTTTGGCCTTTGATGGGAAGTTGGCCCGACGCTCAGCGATCCAAGCAGCAAGTTCTTCATTCGTGATGGGACTGTATCAAGAGTTAATGCTATTCGTATGAGACAGTAACAGCGGGACACACTTACTTGGGAGCATCAGCACCAATCATCTCATTGAGACGTTCCTCTTCGttctcatcgtcctcgtcggaCTCATCGCCCGGAGTAAGACCTAGAGTGTTGGTCTTacgctttttcttctttccaccaGAGTGGTCGTGCTTCTGATGGTGAGCGGGGGGACTAAAAGCCTTCCCGCCGCGGCTGTTGTGGCCGCCAGCATGACCATTCCGGCCGCGGACCTTATCACCACCAAACTGGGGAcgatggcgaggatggcCGTTGTTGTGACCACCACGTCCATGGCGGGGCGTGCTTGCGGCGGGAGCACCATCATAGACGGGATGTGCCGGTGGCATGTAGGTGGTGGGAGGCGGATAGGGTTGGTATGGCGCAGGAGCATAAGGCGCCCCGTGAGGTGCACCATATGACTGCGGCGGATACGGAGCCGGAGCGGGCGGTTGCGCAGGTGCGCCATCAAATCCCATTCTGATAGGAGGTCCCATCATCTGGCCCTTGGGTCCAGAACGATCACTATGGGAGCCTCTTCCACCTCGGCTGCTGGTGTTGTAAGGGGTCTGAGGGTGCGACTGATGGTGACTGGCCCATGGCTGGGGAGGCGGACTAGCCTGCGGTGCGGGGGGAGCATACGCCGGGCCGTAAGGAGTTTGTGGCGCGGGTGAGTATGCGGGCTGGCCGTATGGTTGCTGAGCCTGGGGGTAATGGGACTGTGTGCCGTAGCTGGGCGCGTAACcttgaggagggggaggggcagGAGGCTGTTGCGGGGTATGCTGGCTATGCTGCTCTGAATGCCACTGCTGTTGTGGCGGAGGGTAGGCACCcggctggggctggggctgATGTGAAGGATACGGGCTTGCCGGGGGCGCCTGTTGTCCGTATGCAGAAGGTTGCTGGCCATACCCGTAAGAATGAGAAGAGTGGTAACCGCCACGATCTGAGCCACCACGGCCTCGTCCAGCATACGTGCCGCGCTGAGGAGCAGCCGGCtggggctgctgctgttgataAGGCGACTGGCCATAGGTGGCGGGGTAGCCAGCGGGCGGGTTGTTGGGTGGTGCCGGTCCCGGAGGCGGGGGAGGCGGTCCGTAGTTGTAAGCCATGGTCTGTGTGTTCACTTTCGAGCTATGGCACGGAGGAAGACGGATTTAGATGAACCTTGATCTTGCCACCTGGTGTTTGACACTTGTGATTTTCCCTGCGTAACAGGGTAGTTGCTGCTCACTAGTATTGAGCTGCCGTTACGTCCCTGCAAGTTGGACGTTTGGAGTGTACTCGGAAGAATTTGAATTAAGCAGGATGAAGGAGGGATGGCAGGTATGGCCTCAAGACAGTTCAGACGCCGCGTCGATGGTCAATCGGTTGGAGTGTCGTTTGGCACCCTGGGCTTGTAATGGTCGGTGTGGGCTTCTTGAATCCCAAGGCTGCAAGCTAGGCAACA includes the following:
- the nuo17.8 gene encoding NADH:ubiquinone oxidoreductase 17.8kD subunit; protein product: MSSFRLGVSRVARQVRAPCVRNTRRYASDSHAPADHTHSAAGHGEHHHANAADANEELGTAFYVIFGAIPAFGALYYFSRPGKDGQPNSITKWLQKWEEHQEALADKNALVTAALEQAAHDKHLFYYVDQLRSGHYEMKYPEVFQHGSARNVPAGTYIPLDKVVEVYRKQHLDEEERKAKKLAAAN
- a CDS encoding SIL1, variant 1 is translated as MSKRKLHSLPLSVLALLGVALAGVSASASASPPAGEKPSSPSSSATSDEVELICHTSDPADCYPKIFQPTHEFQIVHPDQDLPTGLHVRLNIYTGQKEAKINVPDEAVDPSLEGLPVDNSIVIVDPEDSSGSEKQQSQGQPLKPPKNAPAYDPHGKIKEPNMETAEAQDESSAFYKSLAILKKGLDIDQALDMLEEISHDIYYGLKIAEDYDTVRELFCLANSPSIISSSSSSSSSTSPSSGSTSSSSPETTETGGPSEKDLTRSRLAASIISSTVQNNPKALAEITKHWPTLQQDHCTKSKSSKDSGSELEPLQISAFRLLPSLPSSGSPSDSEPIPSIPPSLTKARISAISGLLKSPLIRQSFLAAGGMDHLLQVLLSDASQSQGQGAAEEWENLRRQAGHLILDNFLDADMGAVLGEWPGATGDVQASDKECASRAASRGDGEKEEGQADCWDWHAKQLADRYKKEGKGGEGHWSWELWNKLKEQRKNASSNKKDEL